One part of the Odontesthes bonariensis isolate fOdoBon6 chromosome 13, fOdoBon6.hap1, whole genome shotgun sequence genome encodes these proteins:
- the guf1 gene encoding translation factor Guf1, mitochondrial, whose amino-acid sequence MSFSIAKRFCEIPILRRVLQFKMCRRKIPCCNVSYTVFRHRWMKSLPVLSSSCRLMSTQPEKDTVDLSKFPVDKIRNFCIIAHIDHGKSTLADRLLEMTGAIAKTEKNKQVLDKLQVERERGITVKAQTASLIYPYEGQQYLLNLIDTPGHVDFSYEVSRSLSACQGVLLIVDANQGIQAQTVANFYLAFEAQLTIIPVINKIDLKNADPERVESQIEKVFDIPSEECIRISAKLGTNVEKVLQAVVDRIPAPAGSTDDPFKALVFDSNFNHYRGVVANIAVFGGRVKKGDKIVSTYLGKTYEVNELGLLRPDEHPTQKLFAGQVGYIITGMKDVKEAQIGDTLHLQEQPVEALPGFKPAKAMVFAGMYPMDQSEYPGLRSAIERLTLNDSSVTVQRDSSLALGAGWRLGFLGLLHMEVFNQRLEQEYNASVIVTAPTVPYKAILSSAKLIKERGGEEITIVNPAHFPDRSLVSEYLEPMVLGTILAPDTYTGKIMSLCLNRRAVQKNMVYIDDQRVMMKYVFPLNEIVVDFYDLLKSMSSGYASFDYENAGYQAADLIKMDILLNGRPVEELTTIVHRDRAYSSGKAMCERLKDSIPRQMFEIAIQAAIGSKVIARETIKAFRKNVLAKCYGGDITRKLKLLKKQAEGKKKMRRIGNVEVPKDAFINVLKRKEK is encoded by the exons ATGTCCTTTTCTATAGCGAAACGGTTCTGTGAGATACCCATACTAAGACGCGTTTTACAGTTTAAAATGTGCAGAAGGAAAATTCCTTGCTGTAATGTGAGCTACACTGTGTTCAGACACCGCTGGATGAAAAGTCTGCCTGTGTTGTCCAGCAGCTGCAGACTGATGAGCACACAGCCCGAAAAG GACACTGTCGACCTCTCTAAGTTCCCTGTGGACAAAATCAGGAATTTCTGCATCATCGCCCACATTGACCATGGGAAAAGCACTTTGGCTGACCGGCTCTTGGAAATGACGg GTGCCATAGCAAAGACTGAGAAGAACAAACAGGTTCTGGACAAGCTTCAGGTTGAGCGGGAGAGAGGAATCACCGTGAAGGCCCAGACTGCCTCGTTGATTTACCCCTACGAGGGACAGCAGTATCTCCTGAACCTCATTGACACGCCT GGTCATGTTGACTTCAGTTACGAAGTGTCGCGCTCGCTCTCTGCATGCCAAGGTGTCCTGTTGATCGTTGATGCCAATCAG GGCATTCAAGCACAAACTGTGGCCAACTTCTACCTGGCTTTTGAAGCTCAGCTGACGATCATCCCTGTGATTAACAAG ATTGATTTGAAAAATGCTGATCCAGAGAGAGTGGAGTCTCAGATCGAAAAGGTGTTTGATATTCCGAGTGAGGAGTGCATCCGG ATTTCAGCCAAACTTGGAACAAACGTTGAAAAGGTGCTCCAAGCCGTCGTGGACAGGATCCCAGC GCCCGCGGGAAGCACCGATGACCCATTTAAAGCCCTGGTGTTCGACTCCAATTTCAACCATTACAGAGGAGTGGTGGCCAACATCGCTGTGTTTGGAGGTCGAGTCAAAAAAGGGGACAAAATCGTGTCGACCTATCTCGGCAAAACCTATGAGGTCAACGAGCTGGGCCTTCTGCGGCCAGATGAGCACCCGACGCAGAAGCT CTTTGCAGGCCAAGTGGGATATATAATCACGGGGATGAAGGATGTGAAGGAGGCCCAGATTGGTGACACACTCCACCTGCAGGAGCAGCCGGTGGAAGCTCTTCCAGGATTTAAGCCTGCCAAAGCCATGGTCTTCGCTG GCATGTATCCAATGGACCAGTCAGAATACCCCGGTCTTCGCAGTGCCATTGAGAGGCTGACCCTGAATGACTCGAGTGTCACAGTGCAGAGAGACAGCAGCTTGGCCCTGGGAGCAGGCTGGAG ACTCGGCTTCCTGGGTCTTCTCCATATGGAGGTGTTCAATCAGAGGCTGGAGCAGGAGTACAATGCCTCTGTCATAGTAACTGCGCCCACCGTGCCCTACAAGGCTATCCTCTCCTCAGCCAAACTCATCAAG gaACGCGGCGGTGAGGAGATAACCATTGTGAATCCGGCTCATTTTCCCGACAGATCGCTTGTATCGGAGTATTTGGAGCCCATGGTGCTGGGGACCATTCTCGCTCCAGACACTTACACGGGCAAGATAATGAGTCTCTGCTTG AATCGCAGGGCGGTCCAGAAGAATATGGTGTACATAGATGACCAACGTGTCATGATGAAATATGTCTTCCCTCTGAACGAAATCGTTGTGGATTTCTATGACCTCCTCAAATCGATGTCATCTGGATATGCCAG CTTCGATTATGAGAATGCGGGCTACCAGGCTGCTGACTTGATAAAGATGGATATCCTGCTGAATGGGCGGCCGGTGGAGGAGCTCACCACGATCGTGCACAG GGACCGTGCGTACAGCTCAGGGAAGGCCATGTGTGAGCGACTCAAGGATTCCATTCCGAGGCAGATGTTTGAGATTGCCATACAGGCAGCCATCGGAAGTAAGGTCATCGCACGAGAAAC GATAAAAGCATTTAGGAAAAATGTTCTTGCAAAATGT TATGGAGGTGACATAACCCGGAAGTTGAAGCTACTGAAGAAACAGGCAGAGGGTAAAAAGAAGATGAGGCGCATCGGCAATGTGGAAGTTCCCAAAGATGCCTTCATTAATGTCCTGAAGAGGAAGGAAAAGTAG